The DNA window TTCCTCTCTTACGTTCTCGATTACGCTAGGGTCTAGGGATATTTCTAACAAAAGACTCCACTGGAGAACTCTACAAAACATGAACATGCTCACTTCTGGTTGGTACTTGACCAGAAGGATCGGGAAGTCGTCCAAATTGAATTAGGGAAGTCTCAATATGTCGAGAACTTTCTATCAACTGAACTAAATCCATGTTCACATCTGACATCAAACTCACAAAGTCAGGTCCTCAACCCTTCACGAACCTTGTGTTCAACCTTGTTGCAAATCGGTTTAACCTTGTGAAATTCGTAACATAATCTTGCATACTAGCAACCCCATTTAAAAACTGATCTAAATTAAAGCCTGCGGGATTCGTTTGTTGAGGCATCCCGGGTGCCTGCACTGGTTCTTGTACATCGGCAGCTTGGCCTCTTCCTCTACCTCGGCCTCTTCCACGACCTCTACCTCTTCCAGCTACTCCAATCGGATCATTGTTTCCTACCTGGACaaaagactcatcttgagcctcCTCGGctcttgttgttgttgttgtgctGTAGCAGCAGGAGTATGTGCTTGTCTTTGGTCAGCAATCCTGACCAAAGGAAACAACACCACGATCAATAATCATGCCACAAACCTATACTAAGCTTAGTCTACTTCTAGGCATAAAGCCAATCATATAGGCAAACACATCTAATCGCATAATATCGATCACACGCACAAAACAGACTCGCATCCTATCAAGGAGAgttgaaagttttgaaaacaaatgaggACATATCGATGACATCACTCGaatcctatagctgcagtagttcctagcttaacCTAGTGACATAGTCAATGCAAGGTACAAACAACATCGAATGCATATAGTCAATGGCCTATGaatctaaaccattgctctaataccaactttgtcacgacccgaaatcttgAGTCGAGACTGGTGCTAAGGAacaggagtggtagctctgaaacccgtagcaagcctaatgACCATTAAAAGCTTTTCGCGatctaatcaaatcaaacattcGACCACAACATAAAGCATTTTCAGAAAAGCTTTCAAAATgatacgtttgcaaacgtttgttcACAATCTGAAAATGATACATGGAAACTAGGGTCTTACTATGCGATCACATCAAGCATAGCCCcattttgcataataaaatcaaacggttaaagtacagtttaaaATTATGCATCCATATCAGagtataaaaaaacatttaaaaccgcTTGACAAAGCCATATATACACTAGGAGTTGACTCTACTGCAACACTATTGATCgacactttttttttatacatactccaaaaatacagacttctgaacAAGAGTAAAAGTCTGTCACATCAAAAGATTGTTCACCTGAAAAAggagtgagttcataagtttataggtgagtattctataaaacaaaacaatattgTAAACcattcattcatatgcatccaaatataaaTCTCCGAtggaaaccctaatcctcaaattATATCATGATAGATCCAAACAAAACTGAACTTGCAAGCAAATCGAGTAACTTATGGTTAGGTCctgagataattcaaccgagttaactgaTACCATGTAGTACAGTCCcaggatagttccaccgagttaactcgTACTATTTCTCATATCCAACGATTGAgatgggtcccgagataattctacAGAGTCAACGCTTAGATACTTGTCATGGGATAActccaccgagttaacctcgtatctaatAAACGAGCGAGGAAGATATCTTCAAATTTCTGATCAAACAAAGTACTGCAGATTGCTGAActtaactggtgatcacgcagttcctattgccgcccaataggaaagcttGTTTCTTCGGTTCTATACTGATTTCAAAGCAATGATGTATgcatttcatataaaatattttgaaaataaacaaTGCTATGCAATTTGTATAAAACATTttgcatttataaaattatgcgcttttaatatgtcaaatttaaaaacatataaactcacaACTTGCTATTTCCAAAAACTTTGATCGAACAACTGTCGTCAAGCTCTATGAGCTGCTTGTCAGGTAGTAGCTTGCCTTGCTGGATCTAGGTAAGACATATATTTAAATTCGAGCAAGATTCTAACTCAATAGACATATATACTTGGAATATAAACCTACATATAACTAGTTATATTTTTATCCGCGTATCAACCcaatacatttttatttattcttatcGATATAATGATATTATCTTAATATAATCTTTAAGGTTTACTGATGAACTTATCAATTCCCGTTGAACTTCTTGTTCAAAGCCTAACCTCAAAGCAATAAGATTCTAAGTCCATATTTTTATCAAGTTGAAGTCCATCAACGTCTAactcaaaaaattatttgtcaAACTTTCTAATATCAACAAGGGTCAAAATGACAAAGGCAACCTGAGCCCTACCTCGGCATGTCGCCTAACCAACATTATAACCATGCTGAACTTATCCTAACACacaaacaaaattcaaattaattaattttaccaAAATGGTACGATCTTACCGTAGCTCTAAACGTCAATCATAAACCATCAAATGACTAACTCAATTCAACCTTTTCATACATTTTATTACTAAATGATCAACCTTATATCAATCCATAAAAATTATCTTTCTATACACTTTTCATACctaaaaatcaattttcaaaatgttttacacATCAACTTAAAACTTCATAACCATTCGTCGTAAAATCGTCAAACTATCGCCTATTAACACAAACTAAAATCCAAACGAATAGGGGTCATGGGCAGAATTCTGCTTGTGGTGAGCAGAATTATTCTAGTCACCAGAGCAGAACCCAGCCATCGGGGTTCCACTCCAACTTGCTCTCAAGACCTAGGCAGTTGTTTGTCAATTCAAACATCACAATTCACAATAATCACAACTCTCAATCTCACAAACTCACCAAATCATTCAACCATCAAACATCACCATAACCATCAAACCCTAGCTTTTTCTATTCCACAATTCACCTTGAGTACCTTTGAATTCGTGATTGATTGCATGAAGAATTGTTCAATATGGTTGAGAATTGATGGAGATAGCAGATGGAGGTGGGGTTCGGCCTTAATGAGAGAAAAATGAGGGTTTAGGGATTGATTTCTTATCTCaaatgaatgaaatgaaaatgatAAAGGGTTAGAATAGTTTGTTCTATTTGTAATTTAGCTCAAGTAGCTCAATCATGTACTTTAACCCAATTTGTTAATTAACGTTCGCATCCAATTTTAAAACAGTTACCAAATCCAACGAAAGTTTACCAGTAAattcttaataatatttcatgGACGACAGCGTAAAAATTATTAGTTCGAGacttacattttatttttatatttattttcttaacttttacttagtcccgctaatacatgctctaacgaataatattttccaatttaaaattattatttcgcgaTTCATTTAATAAACTTATTCCAACTATTCTTAACTCATTTCTCATTTCTgacctacttgacctaaatttcataatttaggaTTCGTGGCACGATCTAATTCCTTAAAtatttacgggttattacaaaatataatagaaagttaattttatgttttaaatagtCATTCTAAAACTTGAGGTGTAAATGACTAAaacaataaattgattttaaaagtcGCTGAAcctttatttttgaactttaatttgtttcgtttggaagattaaatttatttttatttggacGAGAAGGATTTTTGGTGACTTAAGACATCACATCGagttgatttttatgtttactAAAAAAGTTGGGCTATATTTTGGATAATAAGGCGTTTGTCTTTTGGgccaaaaaatataattttaataactacaataaaacaaaaaaaaaattattcagaaACTATAATAACGGGATAGGTTAGAAAACTCTGGAGTTTAATACCCAAATTTTATATTAGGGGATCCAACATTTTACTCCGTGATTAAACTCCACACTCCATTAACCATTTAgtgtaattaatataaataagaaacaatcagttttaaatttaaaaacaaaattagttatttaaaaataaaattaattcataatttaaaaaaaaatacaattcaattCGGAACGAACATGCAATATACAATTGCAGGTAAAAGAAGACTCTCAACAACTAATAAACACATATGGAAAAACAGCAAAAACAACTCTTGGAAAAAGAGAAATCATTGCAATAGTTTACGAACACTGGAATCCTTTTGGCAATTGTTTGCCACAGTAGTTGAGCAATAAGCTAAGGTCGACGGGAAGAGTCAAGTCAATGCCCAAGAGACTAGCTTTAATCGTTGTGCAAAGGCAAACAGCGGCTTCAAGATCAACAAGATCACCAATAAGGCTACAACAAGGAGCATGTGGTGGGGTACCTACTGTAACACCCAACAAACCTTTCAATAAGTTGACACATACACCTAGTTTAAGAGTATCCTTTGGACACTTGGCAGGTTTAGCATATGAATTGCTGGAGTAATCGGGTGCGTAGTTTATCGACTCGGACGATGTTGACGATGGGTTGCTTGAGTAGTCAGGTGCATAGTCCATTGGTTTTGGTGTTGCTGATGACGGGTTGTTAGTGTAGGCAGGTGCATAGTTTATTAGTTCTGGGGTTTCTGATGATGAGTGGCTAGAGTAGTCAGGTGCATAATTTGTTGGCTCTGGTGTTGCTGATGACGGGTTGTTAGTGTAGTCAGGTGCATAGTTTATTGGTTCTGAGGTTTCTGATGATGAGTGGCTAGAGTAGTCAGGTGCATAATTTGTTGGCTCTGGTGTTGCTAATGATGGCTTGCTATTATATTCAGGTGTATAGTCTTTTTGTtcgggagctgttgatgatggTTTGCTAGTGTAGTCAGGTGTATAGTCTTTTTGCTCGGGTGTTGTTGATGATGGGTTACTAGTGTAATCAGGTGTATACTCTTTTAGCTTTGGTGTTGATGATGTTGGAGTGCTAGTGTAGTCGGATGCATAGGcagagttattttttttttaaatagtcaTTCTAAAAGTTGAGGTGTAAATGACTAAAACAataaatctatatctatactatatataaaagcacggatatGGGGgtgggggggacagacaaatttactaaataatcctttttagtttactactaaataaaggttttatagtcattaactaattagttatttaattaatcactattataattaaagtcctaattagaataggtagctaaattatctccaatttaatttttagtatgtaaaaaataactacattgtctccaaattagtaggaatacctatcttttagtttgattgaactataaaattaaaatattgtatttggtcaatataatattggttaaatttctatcttattatttttaaagatagaaattaataaaattaagttaattatttaaatatggttattataaaaccaaaacaagaataaattcaatatggaaaaatttttaataaccgaatatattatatttacttttacaatttttttaactaatttagtattaattataaataaaaaaattgatataaatataataaatttactaatatattcattgacgagttacgttacgagccacgtgcatagcacgtaatgcgaaactagttgaTTTTAAAAGTCactgaaacttttttt is part of the Mercurialis annua linkage group LG3, ddMerAnnu1.2, whole genome shotgun sequence genome and encodes:
- the LOC130015250 gene encoding pEARLI1-like lipid transfer protein 3; this encodes NSAYASDYTSTPTSSTPKLKEYTPDYTSNPSSTTPEQKDYTPDYTSKPSSTAPEQKDYTPEYNSKPSLATPEPTNYAPDYSSHSSSETSEPINYAPDYTNNPSSATPEPTNYAPDYSSHSSSETPELINYAPAYTNNPSSATPKPMDYAPDYSSNPSSTSSESINYAPDYSSNSYAKPAKCPKDTLKLGVCVNLLKGLLGVTVGTPPHAPCCSLIGDLVDLEAAVCLCTTIKASLLGIDLTLPVDLSLLLNYCGKQLPKGFQCS